In one window of Verrucomicrobiales bacterium DNA:
- a CDS encoding BMC domain-containing protein, giving the protein MAQQAIGMIETKGLCALFEAADAALKSANVSFTGWEKVGSGYVTAFFRGDVASVKAATDAGAAAASQVGQVVTVQVIPRPHESLSGLGKWLA; this is encoded by the coding sequence ATGGCTCAACAAGCAATTGGAATGATCGAAACCAAGGGGCTCTGCGCGCTGTTCGAAGCGGCCGATGCTGCTCTGAAGTCCGCCAACGTCTCCTTCACCGGATGGGAGAAGGTGGGCAGCGGATATGTGACCGCGTTCTTCCGTGGCGACGTCGCCAGCGTGAAGGCGGCCACGGATGCCGGCGCTGCCGCCGCCTCCCAAGTCGGGCAGGTCGTGACCGTGCAGGTGATTCCTCGTCCGCACGAAAGCCTCAGTGGTCTCGGTAAGTGGCTCGCTTAA
- a CDS encoding BMC domain-containing protein → MSEAIGMIETKGFTGSVEATDAMVKAANVTLSKTIPIGGGLITVICRGDVASVKAAVDAGSKAASKVGELVSAHVIARPHEDLLKIFVGSAK, encoded by the coding sequence ATGAGCGAAGCGATCGGCATGATTGAAACCAAGGGCTTTACCGGTAGCGTCGAAGCAACCGACGCCATGGTCAAAGCGGCAAACGTCACCCTGTCCAAGACTATCCCCATCGGGGGAGGCTTGATCACCGTCATTTGCCGGGGCGATGTCGCCAGCGTGAAGGCGGCAGTGGATGCAGGCAGCAAGGCGGCAAGCAAGGTGGGCGAGCTGGTCAGCGCTCACGTCATCGCCCGTCCGCATGAAGATTTGCTCAAAATCTTTGTGGGCTCCGCGAAGTAA
- a CDS encoding phosphate propanoyltransferase, with amino-acid sequence MAAPEPGLHRASVEHLVRRAVYQRLGKPLPSTSAGPNPLIVNVSARHCHLTQEAVEALFGKGHQLTVHKWLYQDGQFAAKETVTLIGPRSRVISNLRILGPCRTLNQIELAYTDAIALGFDIPLRASGNIKGTPGAMIMGPEGFFEMPDGIIRALRHVHMHPDDASYYGVKHGEDMKLRIGGPCGLTLDRMLVRVDKSFKLEVHIDTDEGNACNLQADTLCELVK; translated from the coding sequence ATGGCTGCGCCAGAACCAGGATTACATCGAGCGTCGGTTGAACATCTTGTTCGCCGGGCTGTTTACCAACGTTTGGGCAAACCATTGCCTTCGACGTCGGCTGGCCCCAATCCCTTGATTGTCAATGTGAGTGCTCGTCACTGTCATCTGACTCAGGAGGCGGTGGAGGCTCTTTTCGGAAAGGGGCACCAGCTGACGGTTCACAAGTGGCTCTATCAGGACGGGCAGTTTGCTGCCAAGGAGACGGTCACCTTGATCGGTCCCCGCAGCCGGGTGATCTCCAATCTGCGGATTTTGGGCCCCTGCCGGACCTTGAATCAGATCGAGCTAGCCTACACCGATGCGATTGCGCTGGGCTTCGATATTCCGCTGCGGGCATCGGGTAACATCAAGGGCACTCCGGGCGCGATGATCATGGGGCCGGAGGGCTTTTTTGAAATGCCGGATGGTATTATTCGCGCGCTGCGTCATGTGCACATGCACCCGGATGATGCGTCCTACTACGGGGTCAAACACGGGGAAGACATGAAGCTGCGCATTGGTGGTCCTTGCGGGCTGACCTTGGATCGGATGCTGGTTCGGGTCGACAAGAGTTTCAAACTCGAGGTGCACATCGATACGGATGAAGGCAATGCCTGCAACCTGCAGGCGGACACCCTCTGCGAGTTGGTCAAGTAG